In Carettochelys insculpta isolate YL-2023 chromosome 11, ASM3395843v1, whole genome shotgun sequence, a genomic segment contains:
- the LOC142019283 gene encoding phospholipase A and acyltransferase 3-like has product MNDEMRTNSTSCIRVKIPSGHCLLQVRQDSLKGSPYLLPQVELKPGDLIEIFRSCYQHWALYVGDGKVIHLAPPCEHPMDGLASVLAALSDRAYVKKDWLEDVVRKDRYRVNNKHDETHPPLPVSKIIRRAERLVGCEMPYHLTSHNCEHFVMELRYGVAMSDQVTEAIAMGTVGVMGLAASVIRSMAQRRRHRKE; this is encoded by the exons ATGAATGATGAGATGCGAACTAATTCCACCTCCTGCATCAGGGTGAAGATCCCCTCTGGCCAC TGCCTGCTGCAAG TTCGCCAGGACTCCCTAAAGGGATCCCCATATCTCCTCCCCCAGGTGGAACTCAAACCCGGTGACCTGATTGAGATCTTCCGTTCCTGCTACCAGCACTGGGCCCTCTACGTTGGTGATGGCAAAGTGATCCACCTGGCTCCTCCTT gtgagcaCCCCATGGACGGCCTTGCCAGCGTGCTGGCTGCCCTGTCCGACAGAGCCTACGTGAAGAAGGACTGGCTGGAGGACGTGGTGCGCAAGGACCGCTACCGGGTGAACAACAAACATGACGAGACTCACCCCCCGCTGCCGGTCTCCAAGATCATCCGGCGGGCGGAGCGGCTGGTGGGCTGCGAGATGCCCTACCACCTGACCAGCCACAACTGCGAGCACTTCGTCATGGAGCTGCGCTATGGTGTGGCCATGAGCGACCAG GTCACAGAAGCCATCGCCATGGGCACTGTGGGGGTGATGGGACTGGCTGCGTCTGTGATCAGATCCATGGCTCAGAGACGCAGGCATCGGAAGGAGTAA